Proteins from one Pseudomonas bijieensis genomic window:
- a CDS encoding class I SAM-dependent methyltransferase encodes MTVIHKAAQIGYSAEAGTYTQGRPDYPSEIQAWLSSTLQISPGSTVIELGAGTGKFTRLLDSMTINTIAIEPVEAMRIEFAKHLPNARILEGTAESIPLEAGAAQALVCAQAFHWFANETALQEIHRVLKPGGRLGLIWNVRDESVDWVADITKIITPFEGDTPRFHTGNWRRPFNGRYFSEPELTCFSYTHAGSPEAVILDRFLSVSFIAALPDAGKKQVADQLLALIQNHPALRGRKHIEFPYQTHAYSCRRLD; translated from the coding sequence ATGACAGTTATCCATAAGGCCGCTCAGATAGGATACTCAGCAGAAGCCGGCACCTATACCCAAGGTCGCCCAGACTACCCAAGCGAAATACAGGCATGGCTCAGCAGTACACTGCAAATCAGCCCAGGATCGACAGTCATTGAGCTAGGAGCCGGTACCGGTAAGTTCACTCGCCTGCTGGACTCAATGACGATCAATACCATCGCCATCGAACCGGTCGAGGCGATGCGAATCGAGTTTGCCAAACATTTACCGAACGCCAGGATTCTGGAAGGAACGGCCGAATCCATTCCCCTTGAGGCAGGGGCGGCGCAGGCGCTCGTATGCGCCCAGGCTTTCCACTGGTTCGCGAATGAAACCGCGCTCCAGGAGATTCACCGAGTACTCAAACCGGGCGGCCGACTCGGCCTGATCTGGAACGTGCGTGATGAGTCAGTGGACTGGGTGGCCGACATCACTAAAATCATCACCCCCTTCGAAGGCGATACCCCACGCTTTCATACTGGAAACTGGCGACGCCCCTTCAACGGACGTTACTTCTCGGAGCCCGAACTGACCTGTTTTAGTTACACCCACGCAGGCAGCCCCGAGGCGGTCATCCTGGATCGCTTTCTGTCGGTGAGCTTCATCGCAGCGCTGCCTGACGCAGGGAAAAAACAGGTAGCGGATCAACTACTGGCCTTGATTCAAAACCATCCGGCGCTACGCGGGCGCAAGCACATTGAGTTCCCTTATCAGACCCACGCTTATTCATGTCGCCGCCTGGATTGA